Genomic DNA from Acetilactobacillus jinshanensis:
TAAATTCTTCACGAGTGCCGTTCTTTTTAATTACTAATAACGGCGTCTTTTCAATTCTTTCAAATGTAGTGTATCGAAAGCCACAATTTTCACACTTCCGACGACGACGAATTACACTGCCACCATCGGTTGGACGGCTATCGATCACACGTGATCCATTCTTATGACAATGTGGACATCTCATAATATCACCTTAGAAATTAAATTTGATGACAATCAATTAATTCTTTGACCTGCGATAACGTTTGCTGCTTAGTACCATCACTATTAATGACCCAATCCGCTAATCGTTCCTTGATACTTAACGGCCATTGACTATCAATTCGAGCTTCAGCATTACTAATCGATAAATGATCGCGTAACATAACCCGCTTTAGCTGAATAACGGGATCACACGAAACAACCAAAATTTTATCAACTAGATATTGATAACCACTTTCAAAAAGGGTTGGCGCATCTAAAACGACGTGCTTTGATGTTCGGCAATCACGCTTTAGTTCAGTGACGATCCCGTTTCGAATAAACGGGTCGATAATTCGAACTAAGTCCCGTAATTCTTGTGGGTGCGTAAAAACGAAATGACCTAATTTACGTCGGTTCAACGTTTGGTCCGAATTCAAATATTGTTTGCCAAAATGCTGAATCATGGCATGTAAACCTGGTTGACCTTTACCTTGAACCAAATGTGTAATTTTATCAGCGTCAACAATGTAAAAGCCACGCTGATTTAAATATTTACTAACGTTGGATTTACCAGTTGCAATTCCACCCGTTAAACCGATAATCATTTAACCAGCTTCTGACATTTAGGACAGAAATGCGTCCCACGTTGAGCAACTTTAATCTTTTTAATTGGGGTTCCGCAACGGCCACATGGTTTACCAGTTCGGTGATAAACGTGTAAATGATGCTGGAAAGATCCTGATTTACCAAAGGCGTTCTTATACGTAAAGACGGTTGTCCCGTGGCCTTTAATGGCCGCTTGAATTTCATTGATAATGTTCTTACGAAGTAATTTTATTTTAGCGTCACTGATCAGATTAGTCTTTTGTTTCGGATGGATTTTACTCATCCACAGGACTTCATCGGTATAGATATTACCTAAACCGGCGATGTGACTTTGATTTAACAGGAACGGCTTAATTTGGCCACGACTCTTGTTCATGATCTTCTTCATGTAAGCAAACGTTAGATCTTTTGCGGTCGGTTCAGGTCCTAATGCCCCCAATCCAGAAACGGTCTTTTCCTGACCGTTCTTAATTAGCCACATTCGACCAAACTTACGGGTATCGTTATAACGTAATTCTCGATCACCGTTTAAATGAAAGATGACGTAATCGTGCTTATCTAACGGTTCACCACTTTTATGAACCATGTATTTACCTTCCATTCGGAGATGGGAAACCAACGTCATATCACCAGTTAATCGAAATAATAGGTATTTACCCCGGCGATCGACCCGCTTGATCTTCTTATTCTTTAAACGATCTTTAAAATCATTTGCGGAAACATTTTGAATCATTTTTGGATAACGAACGTCAACGTGTTCAATAGTAGAGCCCTTAACTAATTCGTTTAAACCTCGTTTAACCGTTTCAACTTCTGGTAATTCAGGCATGTCTTAATAACTTCCTTTTTGAATCTATAACGTTTTTCTAAAAATCGTACCAATTATCGCCATGATGACTTGAGACCTTTAACGGAACCGCTAATTTAACGGCGTGATCCATT
This window encodes:
- the coaE gene encoding dephospho-CoA kinase (Dephospho-CoA kinase (CoaE) performs the final step in coenzyme A biosynthesis.) gives rise to the protein MIIGLTGGIATGKSNVSKYLNQRGFYIVDADKITHLVQGKGQPGLHAMIQHFGKQYLNSDQTLNRRKLGHFVFTHPQELRDLVRIIDPFIRNGIVTELKRDCRTSKHVVLDAPTLFESGYQYLVDKILVVSCDPVIQLKRVMLRDHLSISNAEARIDSQWPLSIKERLADWVINSDGTKQQTLSQVKELIDCHQI
- the mutM gene encoding bifunctional DNA-formamidopyrimidine glycosylase/DNA-(apurinic or apyrimidinic site) lyase; translated protein: MPELPEVETVKRGLNELVKGSTIEHVDVRYPKMIQNVSANDFKDRLKNKKIKRVDRRGKYLLFRLTGDMTLVSHLRMEGKYMVHKSGEPLDKHDYVIFHLNGDRELRYNDTRKFGRMWLIKNGQEKTVSGLGALGPEPTAKDLTFAYMKKIMNKSRGQIKPFLLNQSHIAGLGNIYTDEVLWMSKIHPKQKTNLISDAKIKLLRKNIINEIQAAIKGHGTTVFTYKNAFGKSGSFQHHLHVYHRTGKPCGRCGTPIKKIKVAQRGTHFCPKCQKLVK